One stretch of Saccharomonospora xinjiangensis XJ-54 DNA includes these proteins:
- the sucD gene encoding succinate--CoA ligase subunit alpha → MSIFLNSESKIIVQGLTGSEGTKHATKMLAAGSNIVGGVNARKAGQTVTINGKDLTVFGTVAEAMKETGADVSVIFVPPKFAKDAVIEAIDAEIPLAVVITEGIPVHDSATFWAHACAKGNVTRIIGPNCPGIISPGQSNAGIIPADITGPGKIGLVSKSGTLTYQMMYELRDIGFSTAIGIGGDPIIGTTHIDALEAFQADPETEVIVMIGEIGGDAEERAAEYIKANVTKPVVGYVAGFTAPEGKTMGHAGAIVSGSSGTAQAKKEALEAAGVRVGKTPTETAELARELYKAL, encoded by the coding sequence ATGTCGATTTTCCTGAACAGCGAATCCAAGATCATCGTCCAGGGTCTCACCGGGTCCGAGGGCACCAAGCACGCCACCAAGATGCTGGCGGCTGGCTCGAACATCGTCGGTGGCGTCAACGCCCGCAAGGCGGGGCAGACCGTCACCATCAACGGTAAGGACCTCACCGTCTTCGGCACGGTTGCCGAGGCCATGAAGGAGACGGGCGCCGACGTCAGCGTGATCTTCGTGCCGCCGAAGTTCGCGAAGGACGCGGTGATCGAGGCCATCGACGCCGAGATCCCGCTCGCTGTCGTGATCACCGAGGGCATCCCGGTGCACGACTCTGCCACGTTCTGGGCCCACGCCTGCGCGAAGGGCAACGTCACGCGCATCATCGGCCCGAACTGCCCCGGCATCATCTCGCCGGGACAGTCCAACGCGGGCATCATCCCGGCCGACATCACCGGCCCCGGCAAGATCGGTCTGGTTTCGAAGTCGGGCACGCTGACCTACCAGATGATGTACGAGCTGCGTGACATCGGCTTCTCGACGGCCATCGGCATCGGCGGTGACCCGATCATCGGCACCACGCACATCGACGCGCTCGAGGCGTTCCAGGCTGACCCGGAGACCGAGGTCATCGTGATGATCGGTGAGATCGGCGGTGACGCGGAGGAGCGCGCGGCGGAGTACATCAAGGCCAACGTCACCAAGCCCGTCGTCGGTTACGTCGCCGGTTTCACGGCGCCGGAGGGCAAGACCATGGGCCACGCCGGAGCGATCGTCTCGGGTTCGTCCGGCACCGCGCAGGCGAAGAAGGAGGCCCTCGAGGCCGCCGGTGTGCGGGTCGGCAAGACCCCCACCGAGACCGCCGAGCTCGCGCGCGAGCTGTACAAGGCACTCTGA